ATAATTCAATATTCGGTGATTCGTTTTTCATAGCTAAATACAATTTTTCCATAGTATTTAGTTTCATATAAGGACAATCATTACAATTACATGTTTCGTCTGCAGGAACAACCAAAAATTTCTTTTGTGGCGAATTTTTCTGCATCTTATGTAAAATACCCGTTTCGCTAGCTATAATATATTTTTCAAAATTTGTATTTTCTGTATACTTAAGCATAGCTGTTGTTGATCCTATCATATCGGCTAATGCCAAAATAGGTCCATCACATTCGGGATGAGCTACAACTTTTGCTTCGGGATTAAGCTGTTTTAATTTTATAATTGTTTCTGTTTTAAGTTGATTATGTACTTCGCATACACCATCCCACAAAACCATATTTCGATTAGTAATTCTGTTTATATAAGCTCCTAAATTCTTATCCGGCGCAAATATTATTTTTTGATTTTTCGGAAAAGATTCTACAATTTGAACAGCATTTCCCGAAGTAACAATTACATCAGATAATGCTTTAATATCAGCGGTACAATTGATATAAGACAAAACAATATGGTCAGGGTATTTTGCTCGAAATTTTGCAAAATCAACAGCATTACAAGAAGCGGCAAGAGAACAACCAGCCTCTAAATCAGGCAATAATACCATTTTATTTGGAT
This window of the Bacteroidales bacterium genome carries:
- the nadA gene encoding quinolinate synthase NadA, which gives rise to MIDYVQEIKRLKKEKNAIILAHYYQIPEIQDIADYIGDSLGLAQAAVQTKADIIVFAGVHFMAETAKMLNPNKMVLLPDLEAGCSLAASCNAVDFAKFRAKYPDHIVLSYINCTADIKALSDVIVTSGNAVQIVESFPKNQKIIFAPDKNLGAYINRITNRNMVLWDGVCEVHNQLKTETIIKLKQLNPEAKVVAHPECDGPILALADMIGSTTAMLKYTENTNFEKYIIASETGILHKMQKNSPQKKFLVVPADETCNCNDCPYMKLNTMEKLYLAMKNESPNIELSKELIEKAKKPIISMLDISKKLGLI